A single genomic interval of Mauremys reevesii isolate NIE-2019 linkage group 24, ASM1616193v1, whole genome shotgun sequence harbors:
- the MLLT11 gene encoding protein AF1q, with the protein MLDTANSQYNSFLYWRMPLPELDLAELEGLGLTDAALYKATGGVGKRAGDWKQLRQDISEEEDTLLQFNSFNFWRAPIASVSAFDFDLV; encoded by the coding sequence ATGCTGGACACGGCGAACAGCCAGTACAACTCCTTCCTCTACTGGAGAATGCCCCTCCCGGAGCTCGACCTGGCGGagctggaggggctggggctgaccGACGCGGCGCTCTACAAAGCCACGGGAGGCGTAGGCAAGCGGGCCGGGGACTGGAAGCAGCTCAGGCAGGACATCTCCGAGGAAGAGGACACGCTCCTGCAGTTCAACAGCTTCAACTTCTGGCGCGCGCCGATAGCCAGCGTGAGCGCGTTCGATTTCGATCTGGTCTGA